The Clostridium septicum genome contains a region encoding:
- the gyrB gene encoding DNA topoisomerase (ATP-hydrolyzing) subunit B, giving the protein MEQNRENYDESQIQVLEGLEAVRKRPGMYIGSTSSRGLHHLVYEIVDNSIDEALAGFCKNINVTINKDNSITVIDDGRGMPTGIHPKMGKSTVEVIMTVLHAGGKFGGGGYKVSGGLHGVGASVVNALSEWCEVTVKREGTVWQQKYSRGNVLSDLTQIGTSDDHGTQVSFKPDTEIFEETEYDFDILSNRLRELAFLNKGISITLIDKREENERVEEYIYEGGIKEFVLYLNRNKEVLHPEPIYVEGEKDGILAEISLQYNDGYSENLYSFANNIDTIEGGTHLAGFKSALTRVINDYAKKFGHIKENDKNLSGDDIREGLTAVISVKISEPQFEGQTKTKLGNSEVRGIVDSILTEGATIFLEENPNVAKIIIEKALMAARARDAARKARELTRKSVLERSSLPGKLADCSSKDPMECEIYIVEGDSAGGSAKQGRDRKFQAILPLRGKIINVEKQRLDKILNSDSIRSMVTAFGAGIGKDFDLEKIRYNRIIIMTDADVDGAHIRTLLLTFFYRYMRELLEQGHVYIAQPPLYQVKKNKKEYYAYSDLELERTLNEIGGKDNSTNIQRYKGLGEMNATQLWETTMDPERRVLLKATIEDAIAADEIFTILMGDKVEPRREFITKNAKKVSNLDI; this is encoded by the coding sequence TTGGAACAAAACAGAGAAAATTACGACGAAAGTCAGATTCAGGTTCTTGAGGGATTAGAAGCTGTTAGAAAAAGACCTGGAATGTATATAGGAAGTACAAGTTCTAGGGGATTACATCACCTTGTTTATGAAATAGTAGACAATAGTATTGATGAAGCTTTGGCAGGATTTTGTAAAAATATAAACGTTACAATAAACAAAGATAACTCAATAACTGTAATAGATGATGGTAGAGGTATGCCAACAGGAATTCATCCTAAAATGGGGAAGTCTACTGTAGAAGTTATTATGACGGTACTACATGCTGGTGGAAAGTTTGGTGGAGGCGGATATAAGGTATCCGGAGGCTTACATGGTGTTGGTGCATCTGTTGTAAATGCTTTATCAGAATGGTGTGAAGTTACTGTAAAAAGAGAAGGAACAGTATGGCAACAAAAATATTCTAGAGGTAATGTTCTTAGCGATTTAACTCAAATTGGAACATCAGATGATCATGGAACTCAAGTATCTTTTAAACCAGATACTGAAATATTTGAAGAAACAGAATATGATTTTGATATCCTATCAAATAGATTAAGGGAATTAGCCTTTTTAAATAAGGGAATAAGTATAACTCTTATAGATAAAAGAGAAGAGAATGAGAGAGTTGAAGAATATATTTATGAAGGTGGTATAAAAGAATTTGTTTTATACCTAAATAGAAATAAAGAAGTTCTTCATCCTGAACCAATTTATGTTGAAGGTGAAAAAGATGGAATTTTAGCTGAAATATCACTTCAGTATAATGATGGATATAGTGAAAATTTATATTCTTTTGCTAATAATATAGATACAATTGAAGGTGGAACTCATTTAGCTGGATTTAAATCAGCACTAACAAGAGTAATAAATGATTATGCTAAGAAATTTGGACATATAAAAGAAAATGATAAGAACCTTTCAGGAGATGATATTAGAGAAGGTTTAACAGCGGTTATATCTGTAAAAATATCCGAACCTCAATTTGAAGGTCAAACAAAAACTAAGTTAGGAAATTCAGAGGTAAGAGGAATTGTTGATTCTATATTAACAGAAGGTGCAACAATATTCTTGGAAGAGAATCCTAATGTAGCTAAAATTATAATAGAAAAAGCTTTGATGGCAGCAAGAGCTAGAGATGCAGCAAGAAAGGCTAGAGAATTAACTAGAAAATCAGTTTTAGAACGTTCATCATTACCTGGTAAACTAGCAGATTGTTCATCTAAAGACCCTATGGAATGTGAAATCTATATAGTCGAAGGGGATTCAGCTGGAGGATCAGCTAAGCAAGGAAGAGATAGAAAGTTCCAAGCTATTTTACCTTTAAGAGGTAAGATAATTAATGTTGAAAAGCAAAGATTAGATAAAATACTTAACTCTGATTCAATAAGATCTATGGTTACAGCCTTTGGAGCAGGAATAGGAAAAGACTTCGATTTAGAGAAGATAAGATATAATAGAATAATAATAATGACAGATGCAGATGTTGATGGTGCTCATATAAGAACATTACTATTAACATTCTTCTATAGATATATGAGAGAACTGTTAGAACAAGGTCATGTGTATATAGCACAACCTCCTCTTTATCAAGTTAAGAAGAATAAAAAAGAATACTATGCCTATTCAGATTTAGAGCTTGAAAGAACTTTAAATGAAATTGGTGGAAAAGATAATTCAACTAACATTCAAAGATACAAAGGTCTTGGAGAAATGAATGCAACTCAATTATGGGAAACTACAATGGATCCTGAAAGAAGAGTTTTATTAAAAGCAACAATTGAAGATGCTATAGCTGCAGATGAAATATTCACTATTTTAATGGGGGATAAAGTTGAACCAAGAAGAGAATTTATTACAAAAAATGCTAAGAAAGTTAGCAATTTAGATATTTAG
- a CDS encoding ABC transporter substrate-binding protein, whose amino-acid sequence MRKKFSIVISIFLLIGLISCKASKMDLKKVYIILPDGLPAIATSKFIDDNESKSENKFNIALQKTPDALVAEILKGEAEIAVVPSNLALQAYKKGLDYKVVGTVGWGSMYLISTEEINDVSDLNGKEIYNTGKGLTPDIICREILNSKGIDDKKINYSYVNAASELAPMIINNKAKIAVVPEPALSTILAKKPDTKILLDLNLEWKNLKNVDKGYPQSTILIKESFYKDNKKLCNEILDKIKNSIEWVNSNSNDVSGICEKNSITVNKVTLDKALERGNLKYYSIDESKNEYKIYFESIDKITETQEGKVDYEKIFIEG is encoded by the coding sequence ATGAGAAAAAAATTTAGTATAGTTATATCAATTTTTTTATTAATTGGATTAATATCATGTAAAGCTAGCAAGATGGATTTAAAAAAAGTATACATTATATTGCCTGATGGATTGCCTGCAATTGCTACAAGTAAATTCATAGACGATAATGAATCAAAAAGTGAAAATAAATTTAATATAGCATTGCAAAAAACTCCAGATGCATTAGTAGCAGAAATTCTAAAAGGAGAAGCAGAAATTGCTGTAGTTCCATCAAATTTAGCATTACAGGCATACAAAAAGGGATTAGATTATAAAGTAGTAGGAACTGTAGGTTGGGGATCTATGTATTTAATTTCAACAGAAGAAATTAATGATGTATCAGATTTAAATGGGAAAGAAATATATAATACAGGCAAAGGCTTAACTCCGGATATAATTTGTAGGGAGATATTAAATAGTAAGGGAATAGATGATAAAAAAATAAATTACTCATATGTTAATGCAGCAAGTGAATTAGCACCTATGATAATAAATAATAAGGCTAAAATAGCTGTTGTTCCAGAACCTGCATTATCAACTATATTAGCTAAAAAACCTGATACTAAAATATTGTTAGATTTAAATCTAGAATGGAAGAATTTAAAGAATGTAGATAAAGGTTATCCTCAGTCTACAATACTTATAAAAGAATCATTTTATAAAGATAATAAAAAGTTATGTAATGAAATTTTAGATAAAATAAAAAATTCTATAGAGTGGGTTAATAGTAATTCTAACGATGTATCTGGAATATGCGAGAAGAATTCTATAACTGTAAATAAAGTAACTTTAGATAAAGCTCTAGAAAGAGGAAATTTAAAATATTATTCTATAGATGAAAGTAAAAATGAGTATAAAATTTATTTTGAGTCCATAGATAAGATTACAGAAACACAGGAAGGAAAAGTAGATTATGAGAAAATCTTTATTGAAGGATAA
- a CDS encoding ABC transporter permease, giving the protein MRKSLLKDNKYMFISIIILLILWQMGAVAVNNQLLFPSLDRITDELHRIILNKDFINLIFASLLRCLISFIISIILAIILGTLSYINKFIYNFLYPIFSVIKSIPTMAFIVLALIWISKDYAPIMIGGLISIPIYYEVVLNSLLGIDENIIEMCEVYRVKNKDIIISIYLPTIIFGLINVFSSSLSLIFKVVISGEIYSQPKYGIGAIIQMEKMQLNTVAVIAWIIIISIITILFDKVIKKLSSRCIKWNKGI; this is encoded by the coding sequence ATGAGAAAATCTTTATTGAAGGATAATAAATATATGTTTATTTCAATTATTATCCTTTTAATATTATGGCAAATGGGAGCAGTAGCTGTAAATAATCAGCTACTTTTTCCATCATTAGATAGAATTACAGATGAATTACATAGAATTATACTTAATAAGGATTTTATAAATTTAATATTTGCTAGTCTTTTAAGATGTCTAATAAGTTTTATAATATCTATTATATTAGCAATAATTTTAGGTACACTTAGCTATATAAATAAATTTATATATAATTTTTTATATCCAATTTTTTCTGTTATTAAATCAATACCCACAATGGCGTTTATAGTATTAGCTTTAATTTGGATATCCAAGGATTATGCGCCAATAATGATAGGAGGATTGATTTCTATACCAATATATTATGAAGTTGTTTTAAACTCATTATTAGGAATAGATGAAAATATTATAGAGATGTGTGAAGTCTATAGAGTAAAAAATAAAGATATTATTATAAGCATATATTTACCAACAATAATTTTTGGGTTAATAAATGTATTTAGTTCATCTTTATCTTTAATATTTAAAGTTGTTATTTCAGGAGAAATTTACTCACAACCTAAATATGGTATAGGTGCAATAATACAGATGGAAAAAATGCAATTAAATACTGTAGCTGTGATTGCTTGGATAATAATAATATCTATAATAACAATATTATTTGATAAAGTAATAAAAAAACTAAGTAGCAGATGTATTAAATGGAACAAGGGGATATGA
- a CDS encoding ATP-binding cassette domain-containing protein, giving the protein MYIKNINVNYGNKIIYKDFSINIESDKINCIIGQSGCGKTTLLKNISKELIKNGVEVSFVFQEDRLIPWKTVYENLYLISKSYYSKDKARGKF; this is encoded by the coding sequence ATGTATATTAAAAATATAAATGTAAATTATGGTAATAAAATTATATATAAGGACTTTAGTATAAATATTGAATCTGATAAAATAAATTGTATAATAGGTCAATCTGGATGTGGAAAAACTACTTTATTAAAAAATATTTCTAAAGAGTTAATTAAAAATGGAGTAGAAGTAAGTTTTGTCTTTCAGGAAGATAGACTAATACCCTGGAAAACAGTTTATGAAAATTTATATTTAATAAGTAAGTCATATTATTCTAAAGATAAAGCTAGGGGAAAGTTTTAG
- a CDS encoding ATP-binding cassette domain-containing protein, giving the protein MKIGLEESKKLYPNELSGGMKQKINIARALISKSKFLIMDEPFKSIDIKSKIKIINIIKEKIRKEKLTVIFVSHDKEEIDLLGEKIFILDGQPIKIIEEYDNFI; this is encoded by the coding sequence ATAAAAATAGGATTAGAAGAATCAAAAAAGTTATATCCAAATGAATTAAGCGGAGGTATGAAACAAAAAATTAATATAGCAAGAGCCTTAATAAGTAAGTCAAAATTTTTAATTATGGATGAACCATTTAAATCAATAGATATAAAAAGTAAAATAAAAATTATAAATATTATTAAAGAAAAAATAAGAAAAGAAAAATTAACTGTAATTTTTGTAAGTCATGATAAAGAAGAAATAGATTTATTAGGAGAAAAAATATTTATTTTAGATGGACAACCGATAAAAATTATTGAAGAATATGATAATTTTATATAA